A genome region from Bufo gargarizans isolate SCDJY-AF-19 chromosome 2, ASM1485885v1, whole genome shotgun sequence includes the following:
- the LOC122928966 gene encoding cytochrome c oxidase subunit 6B1, giving the protein MGDDIHQKIENYKTAPFDARFPNQNQTKHCVQNYLDFHRCEKSLNAKGKDPYPCQWYRRVYSSMCPNSWVEKWDEQREAGTYPGKI; this is encoded by the exons ATGGGAGACGACATCCACCAGAAGATTGAGAACTACAAAACTGCTCCATTTGACGCCCGGTTTCCAAATCAAAATCAGACCAAACACTGCGTCCAGAACTACCTGG ATTTTCATCGATGTGAGAAGTCTCTGAACGCTAAAGGCAAGGACCCCTATCCATGTCAATGGTACCGTCGTGTCTACAGCTCCATGTGCCCCAACTCATGG GTGGAGAAGTGGGACGAGCAGAGAGAAGCAGGGACCTACCCCGGTAAAATATAA